A window of the Bacillus andreraoultii genome harbors these coding sequences:
- a CDS encoding osmoprotectant ABC transporter substrate-binding protein — protein MLKNINRLTAILVLSLTLFLSACSLPGLSGAPKNTVRIGTVLTTETQILGQMIKQLIEHETDLEVTMVSNLGSSIVAHQAMLDNQVDISAARYTGTDLAGALEMDPVKDPDAALNVVQKEFEKRWDQKWYDSYGFDNTYAFTVTKELAEEKGIEKVSDLASLSGDLRFGVDNSWIHREGDGYQGFVETYGFQFPQIYPMQIGLVYQALDHDEMDVVLAYSSDGRIAAFDLKILEDDKKFFPPYDASAVASNDILRKHPELDKILEKLVGKIDTETMQRLNYEADGRMREPAIVAQEFLEQHNYFEEVE, from the coding sequence GTGTTGAAAAATATAAATAGATTGACAGCTATACTAGTCCTGTCTCTTACTCTATTTTTAAGTGCATGTTCACTTCCTGGTTTAAGTGGTGCACCGAAAAATACAGTTCGAATCGGAACGGTTTTAACGACAGAGACGCAAATATTAGGGCAAATGATTAAACAACTAATTGAACATGAGACGGATTTAGAGGTAACGATGGTAAGTAATTTAGGTTCTTCGATTGTTGCACACCAAGCAATGCTCGATAATCAAGTGGATATTTCAGCTGCCCGTTATACAGGGACAGATCTTGCCGGTGCACTTGAAATGGATCCGGTAAAAGACCCTGATGCGGCACTTAACGTTGTTCAAAAGGAATTTGAAAAACGATGGGATCAGAAATGGTACGACTCTTATGGCTTTGATAATACGTATGCATTTACTGTAACAAAGGAGCTTGCAGAGGAAAAAGGAATCGAAAAAGTTTCTGATTTAGCATCATTGTCGGGTGATTTACGATTTGGTGTAGATAATTCATGGATACATCGGGAAGGAGATGGCTATCAAGGATTTGTTGAGACATATGGATTCCAATTTCCACAAATTTATCCGATGCAAATTGGTTTAGTCTATCAAGCATTAGATCACGATGAAATGGATGTCGTTTTAGCCTATTCAAGTGACGGACGAATTGCGGCTTTTGATTTAAAAATATTAGAAGACGATAAGAAGTTTTTCCCACCGTATGATGCGTCAGCTGTTGCAAGTAATGATATTTTAAGAAAACACCCTGAATTAGATAAAATACTAGAAAAATTAGTTGGGAAAATTGATACAGAAACAATGCAAAGACTAAATTATGAAGCAGATGGGAGAATGCGAGAACCAGCCATTGTTGCACAAGAATTTCTAGAACAACATAATTATTTTGAGGAGGTGGAATAA